A genomic region of Streptomyces rimosus contains the following coding sequences:
- a CDS encoding STAS domain-containing protein, translating to MVERTVDTAMHTYTVGDQFVLALRGELDLALALTLQPVMGEALPPRPGTVVVNLCQVSFMDCSGLALLCRLRERVNDRGGRLMLLSPRPVVRRLLRLAPLDERFVVIDRLLPARTLN from the coding sequence ATGGTGGAACGCACCGTCGACACGGCAATGCACACATACACGGTCGGCGACCAGTTCGTGCTGGCACTGCGCGGCGAGCTGGACCTTGCGCTGGCACTGACCCTGCAGCCCGTCATGGGCGAGGCGCTGCCACCCCGGCCGGGCACGGTCGTCGTCAATCTGTGCCAGGTCTCCTTCATGGACTGCAGCGGCCTGGCCCTGCTGTGCCGCCTCCGCGAGCGGGTGAACGACCGCGGCGGCCGGCTGATGCTGCTGAGCCCGCGGCCCGTGGTCCGCCGTCTGCTGCGCCTGGCGCCGCTCGACGAGCGCTTCGTCGTGATCGACCGGCTGCTGCCCGCACGTACGCTCAACTGA